Within the Mauremys reevesii isolate NIE-2019 linkage group 2, ASM1616193v1, whole genome shotgun sequence genome, the region TGAGTGCAATATCGAGATGGGCAGGGCTCTGTCACACACCCATGGGCTCCTCCATGGCAGAGACAAGTCTGCCTGCCATGCAGCTTCACCAGCAATGACGCTGGTTGATCTGCAAGCTCCATTCTTGTGGCTTCCGCCATTCGAGAATCCCACCATGCAGGAGAGGCCGGTCATACACAGTGGCTTAGCTGTTAAAAATACACATCTGGAGGACAGTGACATGTCCTCTCTCGCCGAATGAAAGGCAGCCTCGTGCAGCAGGGCACCGCTTAACTCCTTCTCCAGCCCTAACGGGGTATGGACTTAAGCAAGACTTAACTAGGCTTTGTTCTGGGCCCCCGCCCAAGGGTGAAATTCCCcctcagtctttactcaggcaaaactcccacagcCCTCAGAGAGAGCTTTGCCGAAATAAAGTTACCAGGCCTTTGCCCAGCACGCTTTAAAATAACTTTCTAGTCTTTGAATTGCAGCCCCGTTGCAAACATGAAGCCATTTTACTGCTGGTTTGTTGTAAGGTTGCATCTGAGTGCTGGGCCGTGCCCTCTGCTCTCTCGTTAGTTTACATTCACAGTTACGATgcctaggcttggcagaattcgatGTTTTAATATGTacttttgatggataatattcatttttaagcatttaaaaaatgtttatcaatttaattttttacAACGACAAAAAGGAAGGGTTTTTAAGCATTGTTTTAGGTGTATCGATATACCTTTTCACAGTGGGGGAAATTATCGGGATGGGTCAGACAATAGCggaggtcagacaataattagtTCAtgactgagattcaaaaagttaaagttgTACAATCGTTCACACACAAACTGGCTGCGTTACGTCAAAGCATACCAAGCAAATCCCCTAAAAGCAAACTcttaataagttctcaagcagcatttttcctaCTTTGCCTAGCTGTCAATTTCAGCTATTATCAGTGGAAAGatttgttgttggtttgtttgtgtGCAGGGAAATCAACATTCACCAGTAAAACCAGAATCCTTCCAAGGCTCACAATACATAAGCGATGCTGCAGAGCTCCACTGCAGACCTACTTGCACAGCTGACCCACAAGGAAAACCTCTATCTTACAGAAAGTGGTCATGCTCCGACAGGCTTCCCTCTGGGATGGCATAGACCCCAAAGTCCCAGTGACatgctagggggcactgtgcagaTAAACTTGCAGTCCTGGCTGCTTGGGGTTATAACCGATCACatggcacttttcacaagagTAGAAATGGTATCCCTGACTGGATGCATTCTGCCTCCCCAAATTCCTCCCAAGCGTTTGGTTGGAAACATGAttcttcctcacttcctgtcTGAAGCTGCTGCATGCAGTTAAGcagctgtgttccaccccagaggtgactgcatttcagtgaggCCTGAAGTTATTTTCATGCACACAATCCAGCTAAAAGGTACTGTCGGAATATGTCATTATTAATTACTACACTGCATGACAGCAGCCAAGGCTCTGGGCATGGAAGAGTTAAAATGAGGACTGGCTTCTGGGAAAGGGTCACGTGTCCCTCTCTTTCTTCTCTAGTTGACATTCGGGAGATAAAAGAGATCCGCCCAGGGAAGAATTCCCGGGATTTTGAACGATATCCAGAAGATGCTCGGAAACTGGACTCCACCATGTGTTTCATCATCCTGTATGGACAGGATTTCAGGCTCCGGACACTCAGTGTTGCTGGTCAGTACTGGGTGACAGAGGGTGACGACAGGCGGGGAGGGTCTAATCTTGATTCTTTCCCTCCTCCACTTCTTCCTAGGGCCATTAGGGTTTCATGGATGAGGTGGCCTCACTAACTTTCCCACCCACCCTAGCTATGTCCTGGTTTAAGGGAGAGGGTGGGAATCAGCTGTGGTGGAAAACAGGACGTGGACACACGAGCTGGAGAAGAGGGCCATGGAACCTCTTAGCAGGGACATGACAGGTCAGGTTGTCACCATCTCCCCCCAATAGTCCCTTCTCCCAGCATCCCTCCTCCCTGACAAGCACCCCCACCCAGACGTGATGGCCATCCCTGATGGAATGCCACAGTCtgggtgaatttggcccattggcaCAGGCGCCAACTCTGGGGGGTGCTCTGGGACTCTAaacacccatgggaaaaaaataatgggtgctcagcacccaccagccccaACTGTTTGGGAGGCGCTAGGGGGAGGGCGGAAAGCAGCAAGAGGCCGGTGGGCGAgggacctgggggagggggcggagtgggggcaggacgaggcggagtgagggtggggcctcggggagagggcagagagggggtggggcctcggggcagcatgggggtggagcacccaccatgAAAAATAAAAGTCGGCACCTGTAGGGGTTAGCCAGTTGGCTAAGGGTGCTCTTATCTGTACGAAGAAGGGCATCATCTCGGTGCATCGTCTAACCTCAGCTAGAGATGAGGAGCAGCCAGATCCCTCAGTCTCAGTAGCCctgagctgtggggagaggtcagCCCCGGAGCAGACCATTGCAGCCCAGCTACGTTTCTCATGTAAGTGCGGAGAGGGAACGTCCCTTAGCCCCGCTCTTCCCACGGCTggactctgctctcctccctcctcagccTTCTGTGAGGAAGACGTCAACGTGTGGATGACGGGCCTGAACTGGCTGGTGACGGACACTCAGAAAGCCCAGACGCCGCTGCAGGTTGAAAGGtatgggcagggagctgggctgttcGGGGGCTGGGGACCCCTCTGCCCCATCActccagagcagggctgggtgggccaGGAGAGCCGAGCCACCCCTGGGCACTGCAGAGTGAGGTGGGACCAGGAGAAGTGAAGGGCAGACAGGATCGCTAGTTTGGTTTTCCTTCGTCCCCATTTTGGGGTGGCCAGTAATCCTGGAGAGCACCGATTGATTGCgggccccagagctggctggggtGCTGATGAGGGGATGAAATGCCTTCCTGAGGTGTAATCTCCTCCTGAAGAggctggaccccatcaccccagCATGTGTGATAACTGCACCGCGCTCCTAGCTATGTCGCTGCTGGgacccctcggctccaggctgatCCACTTCTCAATCCTCTCACTAGGTGGCTGCGGAAACAGTTTGACTTGATGGACAGGACGAGAGAAGGCAGGTGAGTGAGGCGGGCAGGCAGAGACGAAAGGAGGGTTGATGACCCTCGGCGTTTTCATCCTAGCAGGTGTCACTGCAGAGACTATCTGCCCTCGCTCAGCTTTGCCACACTTCCTGTGGCAGCCACTGGAGGCGGTCTGCACAGGATGTGGGGAACTGGCCTGATAGAGCCTGAGGCTGGTAAACCCCCTTTGGGCGCTGAGAAATGCTTGAGCTGTTCAGAGGATGGGAAGAGGAGACAAACATTTCATGGTGGCTGGGGAAATGAGACCTTGCCCAGCCTTCCAGCTGTCTGCCACCACACAGCCCTGCcgctccttccccatcaccctgtCCCCGCAGACTGGCAGATAAAGCAGCgacagccctgatcctgcagcccttgtGCTGTCCGACCTCCCACGGGCTTGACTGGGAGCTTGGAGCATGTGAAGGCAGCGGGATGAGGGCTGGTTGTTAGGCAGGCTCAGGTTCTAAGATATTGTGGCTTTAAGCAGGGGGAAAATTTGATCCCATTGTCAGAGCCGCGGCTAGGGCCAGGATCCCACTGCAACAGGCTCTCAAGGAATCTGGAGCCAAACAGGACTGAACGGAGAAGGTGGAAATCAGACAGTGTCTCTTTGAGAAGCTGtgcggagttggggggggaggaggaaagaaaactggatttaacattttttgtttaatCAGCATTTTGGTTCCTTTCTGTCCAGCTAGCTAATGAGGCACggctgctggggtggggcccaGCAGCCGCCAAGGATGAGCTCTTGGCCCTGCCGTATGCCAGCTCTGTGTAAACAGGACATCGGACAGGAACTGAGGGGTTCCATCCAGGAAGAGGAGGGGGCCTGGGCAGGAAATGAtgggagatgggacaggaagtggggcTAGTGTGGAAGGAGCAATCGGCTTTACAAAAACAtgggtgtgtcccctggggcCCTGAGTGCTATATTCAAGTCTGAAACAGAAGCACAGTGAGGGAGAAAGGCCTTCTGGACTATCCCCAAGGGACGGCCCTGCGGGAGTCTCCAGGGACGCCTCTCTGCACCAGGCACtgggcagaatcccactgagATGATTTGATTAGGCATGTTTTGTTATCCCGCTGCGATTGTCCTACAAAGCACTCTGGTACTCCAGCGATGGGCTTACACCGCAACCCAGCTTGACGGGGTGGAATTTGTACACCATTGCGGATTGCACAGCGTGATCAAAGTGCCAGATGAGAGCTGTATTAATAACACGGCAGGGATCCTGGGAGGCCTGCCGGGATGGTGCGCCGCTGAGTCTCTGAGACGCAGCAGGAGTCCCCCTGTGCTAGCCCCACCCTACACCGCTCGACGTTGCTTTCCCAAGCACAGCGCTCtggcgcagctgcagagcctggccgtGGAGCTGAAGGCAGTTGAAGCTGATCACGTTAAATTCAGTGAGGCCAGCTGAAGGAAAGCAAAGCAATGCTAACGGTCTGATCCTGAGCGGTGCTGAGCACCCGTATCCCGGTCAGTGATTGGTCTCTGAACTCTCAGAGCACCCACACCTCCGATCGGAGTCCCCGTGCGGGGATGGCACTCGGCACGTCTCAGGTTCAGGACCCACATCTCTGCAACTCGGCTGAGCTTTTCCTGCCTGCCTTCCTTCGCTGATGTCGCATACCAGTACCAGCCTTCCAGGGGCCGCTCCAAGTCACGGCTCGTGGCCCATCCAGCACGGAATCAAGTGACGTGGTTCTTGGCATCTCAGGCCCGGTCTACTTGGAAAAGTTTGGCTGGCCTAGCTCTCTTAATGAGAAGTgtgaaaaaatcacacccctaactgccACAGCTGCAGCAACAacagccccagtgtagacacaattATATCCACAAAAAAGAATCCCTTTGCTGGGACAGGTTATTTTGTTCAGGGATCTGGGATAATCTCTACTGGGAAGAAGTCTTTGCTGTTATAAGTTGCGTCTGCACTAGGATGGTTTGCTGGTGTAGCTATACCAGGAAACCCTTTCTGGTGTAGATCAGAGCACATGCTACTAAACTGCACCCAGGGCCTTCCCTCAAATCCCAGAGAACACACTGAGCAGCTGTAGACTAGGTTAGCAAGTGCAgacggggagaggggagcaggagtGGAATAGAACATGCTGCCACCTGCTGTCTGATTTGGGTAACTAGATTCAAGCCAAACCCTAGGGCTGGGCATTTGGGTTCTGCTGAAACCCAAATAGCTTGGTGGCTGCCCGAGTGTTGATGATGATATTTAGTGAGTTTAACGCCCCGAGGACTGTTTACTGGGCCAGATTAACCCAGGGCCTGGTCTGTTCACTGGATTTCCAACATTTAGGGATGGGAATCAGGCGTAAACATCAGCTCTTGCAATCATTCAGCCCCTAACTAGACCCCAGAGGCACGACCGAATGCCAGTGAAGAACAAACACAATAGCATGCTAGATTCTGCACACCTCTTCCAAGCCGAATCCCCAGCAAGGTCTGGGATTGGAAGGACTGGCGGGCCGACTTCCCTTCGTGTTCTGCAAACAAATACACACCGCACACGTAACCATGAGGGTGGGACtgtatgaagtcagtggagctgccttgatttacaccggctggggatctggccccaccaTCACCAAAGGTTTGCTGACGTGGGGTTCTTTTGCTGAAGTCACATACAGGTTAATCTTTCAGAGAAGGGCACTCTCATGGCATGATGTCATGGTgggcgtctgctatagaccaccagaccaggaggatgaggtggacgaggctttcagatcacaggccctggttctcctgGGGGACTTCAATTACCCTGACaactgctgggagagcaatacagcagtgaacagacaatccaggaagtttttggagagtgttggggacaacttcctggtgcaagtgctggagggaccaactaggggccatgctcctcttgacctgctgctcacaaacaggggagaattggtaggggaagtagaagtgagtggcaacctgggcagcagtgaccatgagatggttgagttccaGCTCCTGAGAAAAGGaataaaggagagcagcagaatatggactctGCACTTCAGAAAagtagactttgactccctcagggaactgatgggcaggatcccttgggaggctaatatgagggggaaaggagtccaggagagctggctgagcAGCACAGTATTGGGAGGTGGTGagcagctctctgtggagaaagaacaggttaaggactatttagaaatgctggacatacacaaatccaTGGAACTGGATGCACTGcgtccgagggtgctgaggagttgactgatgtgattgcagagcccttggccattatctttgaaaactcgtggcgattgggaggtcccagacaattggaaaaaggcaaatatagtgcccatctttaaaaaagggaagaaggagaacccagggaactacagactggtcagcctcactgcagtccctggaaaaaatcatggagcaggtcctcaaggaatccattttgaagcacttggagtagaggaaggtgatgaggaacagtcaacatggattcaccaagggcaagtcatgcctgaccaacctgattgccttctatgatgagataactggctctgtggctatgggaaagtggtggatgtgatatatcttgactttagcaaagcttttgatatggcctcccacagtattcttgccagcaagtaaaaaaggtatggattggatgaatggacagaaagctggctagatcattgggtagtgatcaatggctccatgtctagttggcagctggtatcaagtggagtgcccctgTGGTTGGTCCTAGATAcattgagatatacctatctcatagagcttgaagggaccttgaaggtcattgagtccagcccctgccttcactagcaggactaagtactcattttgccccagatccctaagtggcccctcaaggactgaactcacaaccctgggtttagcaggccaatgcttaaactactgagctatccctcccccctatattttgttcaacatctttattaatgatctggacaatgggatagattgcaccctcagcaagttcacagatgacactaagctgtggggagaggtagatatgctggagggtagggataggatacagagtaacctagacaaattggaggattgggccaaaagaaatctgattaggttcaacaagaacaagtgctgagtcctgcacttaggactgaagaatcccatgcactgctacaggctggggaccaactggctaagcagcagttctgcagcaaaggacctgaagattacagtggatgagaagctggatatgagtcagcagtgtgcccttgttgccaagaaagctaacagcatattgggctgcattagtaggagcattgccagcagatcgaggaagtgattattcccctctattcggcactggtgaggccacatctggagtactgtgtccagttttggtccccccactacagaagggatgaggacaaattggagagagtccagcggagggcaacaaaaatgatcgggggctggggcacatgacttacgacgagaggctgagggcactggggttatttagtctgcagaagagaagagtgagcggggttttgatagcagccttcaactacctgaaggcgttccaaagaggatggtgctcggctgttctcagtagtgggagatgacagaacaaggagtaatggtctcagcttgcagtgggggaggtctaggctggatattaagaaaaactgtttcactaggagggtggtgaaacactggaatgggttacctagggtggtggtggaatctccattcttagaggtttttaaggcccgacttgacaaagtcctggctgggatgatttagttggggttggtcctgctttgagcagggggttagactagatccccctgaggtctcttccaaccctaatcttctatgattctgtggctACAGTCCTCACGGCAAGTACGCAGCAAGGACCCCTCTGGCTGCTGGTATTTTTAAGAGGACTATGCAAAATAACTGTGTGGCCCAAAAATCAGACAGAGGTTGAATGTCTTCCCAACTGGTCCGTCCGCCAGACCTGCTTTCCAGGTATCAGTCTTAGTTCTCAGGTTTCTGAACTGCTCTCCTCTCCGTCCCCAGTAGATGGTGTCATTCTAGTACAAATACCTCTTAGTCCCGCCTTCGTAGGAGGAGATTAAGTAACTCAGATTTTAAAATGAGCAATGGGAGATCCTAGGTTTGCTCAGACCAGTCTGTCTGACCTGGGCGTTCCCAGTGCCTAGAACTTCACCTCTTACAGTGGCTCACCTTTGTTTATTTGGAATAAACGAACTATCCCTGAACGCAATATCTGCTCTGCACGTGTTCAGCTAGCTCAGGAACAAACCCTGTTCCGTACCAGCCAGGCTAAGTGACACGAGCTGCAGCCACTCAAACCACACCATTTCCGTGTGTCCACACTAGGGAGTTGCACAGACAGAAGTGATTCGATTTTGGAACCTCCTGAGGGCGAGCTCAGTCTGGAGGCCAGCCCCTGTTCAGTGAACTGAGAGTTCAGTTCCCTGGGGGAGACACAGGTTGAATGAACCACCTATGGGGCTCCAGCGAATGCCTGGCAGCTCTGGAGCCATGGGGGCTGGAGTGCCTGCCCCTGACCTCTTCTTTCTCATGGAAACAGGCCCTTGCTCTCCTGAAGATTCATCTGGGAGAAGGGCGAGAGTGAAATTGCTCAAGGCCCCAAGCCCATGGGGCCAGCTGGAGGCCCTGAGCCTGCATGAGAGGCAGGGCTCCCACATGTCCCGCTCTGAGGCCTGGCTCCTGCTTTGTGTGTCTTGCAGTATCACGGTGAAGGATCTGAAGGCCATGCTGCCCCAGGTGAACTACCGGGTGCCCAATATGAGGTTCCTGCGGGACAAGCTTGTGGTAAGAACACTCCCGcggtctcctcctccccccctttaTCTCTCCTTTTCTGACCCATCCTTTATAGACAAGGCCTCTAGAATGGGATGGGGGGGAAGCCAGTAGAGATTTGTAGAACCAACCAGAACCAACTCTGAAGTCCTATAGAATCGACCCTtcctgtggggagggaggtgttgaGCTGCCCTATAGAATTGAACAGGGACTTCCCCcagctatagaattctataggatgGGCAGTGAAGCCAAGAGAAAGGGTCTCCTGCTCCATTCAGTCCCATTGGCTTTTCCTCTAAGGGTTATCTCCTGCCCATTCCcgagtctctgtttgccagaagctgggaatgggcgacaggggatggatcacttgatgattccctgttctgttcattccctctggggcacctggcattggccactgtcagagacaggacactgggctagatggacctttggtctgacccagtgtggccattcttatgttctcttatGTTCCCTTTCCTTTGCTATGTGTTTGAGGGGTGTCTTCAGTCAATTAACATTAACAGGCAGCTGATGCCGCCTGGGCAAGTGGTCTCTCTGgaagcccctctgctcctggcctgtacTGGATTATCTGTACCTTCCTCCTGCACTCCCTGTTACTAAGGGACAGTTACAGGAAAACACAGGATCGTAGTCCATTCCTAGAGCTGGCCAATCACATTTGCTGCTCATTCCCATCCAACGATTCCAACCTCCTCCAAATAATCCGGCCAGCCCATCTCTAGACATGAGGCAGGATTACAATATTGGCTCAGAATGTAGCACTGCATCCTGGGACCTGGAATCCCCAGGACTGCCCGGCCAGTTGCTGCAGGCCACATTGTAGATCTCCTGGGCTCCGCATGGCCCACGGACTTGACTCAAGCTGCCCCCAGCTGGAGCGGTACAGCATGGGAATCCCGCTGGAGCCAATGCTTTCCAGCCAGAGGCCTTTGTTCCCCATCTTCTGCACCAGGGCTTGAAGTCTTCCTAGATCCTTCAGCCCTGGGGTCTGCTGCCTCCCGTTCCATTCTCACCAGgttctgtctctctccttcctcccgaCAGGAAGTGGAAGCCAGGAGCGACATGGCCTTCACCCACTTCACTCACTTCTACAAAAATCTAATGTTCGATGCTCAGAAATCGGTAGAAGTTGGGGCCCTCGGTGACTCTGCCTAGCCTGGGGTGACCctgcagctgggcccagccccgggATGGGAAAGGAAGGCCAGAGTGGGGTCATGGTGCTGCCACGTCACTATTAATGGACATTTCTCCAGCACTCTAAATGTACTTGGCATGCCACAGGAGAGCCCCAGAACTGGCTGAGTGGGGGGCTTTGTTGTAGGGACAGGAGATGGGGAAGACCATCTAGAGTGAGTCAGTGAGGGGAGGCTGCTGCCAGTGCAGCAGGTCCCAGGGGCAGCTCAGATTCCTGCCACAGGCCCTGAGATGCCTTGTGCCTGATGCTTTCCAAGACTCTAGACAAAggccccctgggcctcctccagTCCCCATCCAGCCTGCAGGTGGCACCTTCTCCGCTGGCTAACCTGCCCGTGTCCCCCCTTTGCATTCCAGGTCATCGAGCAGCTGGAGCTCTCCTTCCCCTTGCGGTGAGTACCAAAGATCCCCCAGATCAGCCCGAGCGGGTGGGGCACCGGCCTGCTGGTCAGCCTggctcactgtgtgtgtgtgagaacgaGACTCAGAGCCAAGAGGTCTCTTCACAAGTCTGCTCCCACCGCGCACACAGAGGGGACCACTGGGCACCACACTCTGCTTGTCCCTGCTCCCAGAGATGGGGACAGTGAAGCTGAGCCCGGGACACAATGGGCTGGTACATGACTCTGACCCTATTAGATCCCCAAAGAACGGGCAGGACTCTACTCTCGGACACAGTGATTAAACCAGAATGACTCCAGGGCAATGACTGGGGTGCTCGGGTTAATGCTGTCACTGAGATCAGCGTCTGGGGAGGTAGCTGTGGGTCAAGACTCGGGCATGTCACCAgcactgtgtgtggggagcccagggctggggtaccggggggctgcgggttagaactgaggggcactggcagagctgtgtgtggggagcccagggctgggataccGGGGCTGGGTTagaactgaggggcactggcagagctgtgtgggtaGCCCAGGGCGGGGGTCCGGGGGGGCTGCGGGTTAtaactgaggggcactggcagagctgtgtgtggggagcccagggctgggataccgggggggctgcgggttagaactgaggggcactggcagagctgtgtgtgggaagcccagggctggggtagcaggggggctgcgggttagaactgaggggcactggcagagctgtgtgtgggggcccagggctggggtagcggggCTGCGGGTTAgtactgaggggcactggcagagctgtgtggggagcccagggctggggtagcaggggggctgcgggttagaactgaggggcactggcagagctgtgtgtggggagcccagggctggggtagcgggggggctgcgggttagaactgaggggcactggcagagctgtgtgtggggagcccagggctggggtaacaggggggctgcaggttagaactgaggggcactggcagagctgtgtgtggggagcccagggctggggtagtggggggggctgcgggttagaactgaggggcactggcagaggtgtgtggggagcccagagctggggtagcaggggggctgcaggtcgagattgaggggcatcagcagatcTGAGTCAGGGGAGCCCTGAGCTGGAGTAATAGGGGCAGGCGAGTGCAAGTCAGGTTCATTGGAAAAGCTGTGAGGATGTGGGGGAAGAGCTGGAATAGTGGAGGGACTAAGGGGACTAGGTATCTGTATGGGGGAGATACACTCAGTGCCTGACTCGTTTGGTGGGGGGAGACTGGCATATCCGGCTTGCACACCCTCCCATTGAccggctccctgcccctccccaggaaCGTTGACCGGGCGGAGCTGTGCCAGATTACACTGTACGACTTCCAGAAGTTCCTGCAGCACGACCAGAAGGTATCCGCTAAGGCGCACGTCCAATACCCTGTCATAGCTGAGGGACTGCGAGCCCTTCTGCCAGGCACCGCTTGGCATGCAGTGGATGATAGCAGAAATTCTCATGACTGCCGCTGGTCTGAGAGAGCGTCTGGCTACCTCAAAGCCAGCCCAGGCTGCTAGTAACCTAAAGTCATGCTCATCCAATGGCTGTCCAGCCGGTggatctctctcctcttcccgATAGACCATGAGACCCAACACCACGGAAGCTGGCATCCTctgctggcagtctcagcagagaggccatggGATAAAGGGGCCATGGTGGTCTCCCGGGAAGGGCAGCGTGTGCCCAGCTGTGGCAGAGAGAAAGCTACGATGGTGGGAAGCTGAAGCCtgacaaattcagaccagaaagAAGGTGCCTGTTTTTAACAGCAGGGTGATTAACCATCAGAACAGCTCATGCTGAGCTGCGAAGGAGAATCCATCACAGGCCTGGTCAGTCTGGAGGTACAgtgatgggtgggggtggggagtataTGCTCCCTGTGCATAGCTAGAGGTCGTGAGTCTCCTGGGCCCTGAGTCCAGTCAGCTTCCATCTGTCTGAAGGCTCTTGATCTTGCAGATATGAGATTCCCATCATGGTTTCACCTCCAAACCCGGTGCAGTTCCCCTAAAGCTGCACCTGCGCTCTCTG harbors:
- the LOC120397342 gene encoding 1-phosphatidylinositol 4,5-bisphosphate phosphodiesterase gamma-1-like; this translates as MSVSRLNSVNGFLEDSRMEVGDMGRTLRSLEIGTVLTLFYQKKSQRPERRTFQVKLETRQIIWSRTPEKVEGDIDIREIKEIRPGKNSRDFERYPEDARKLDSTMCFIILYGQDFRLRTLSVAAFCEEDVNVWMTGLNWLVTDTQKAQTPLQVERWLRKQFDLMDRTREGSITVKDLKAMLPQVNYRVPNMRFLRDKLVEVEARSDMAFTHFTHFYKNLMFDAQKSVIEQLELSFPLRNVDRAELCQITLYDFQKFLQHDQKEPWAMTSAVGFLAYLFSRENMVMDALSTKWVVPEEMNYPAVPTTGSLLPVNPEELGVSPPTKGPQHGGRR